Proteins from one Tautonia marina genomic window:
- a CDS encoding DDE-type integrase/transposase/recombinase codes for MATSRGSFTAAFKAEVERRVTEGGESLTGVTRETWASSCSRAASKALATQEDQTFPGKENLSPAEEELRRLRGERWNRGADWTWTADIASLSTRGDWSSLAAVNDLRTRRIGGWSRSERIESRLVVDPLEMAIMRRMPGTDRVADSDRGSQYPSEYLNASWPARGSPAV; via the coding sequence ATGGCAACGAGTCGAGGGTCCTTCACCGCCGCGTTCAAGGCTGAGGTCGAGCGAAGGGTGACCGAAGGGGGCGAGAGCCTCACCGGGGTTACTCGCGAAACCTGGGCCAGTTCCTGCTCCCGAGCTGCAAGCAAGGCTCTGGCCACCCAGGAGGACCAGACCTTCCCCGGCAAGGAGAACCTGTCCCCCGCCGAGGAGGAACTGCGTCGCCTGCGGGGCGAGCGTTGGAACCGGGGGGCCGATTGGACCTGGACGGCCGATATCGCCTCCCTCTCGACGCGGGGGGACTGGTCGTCGCTGGCGGCGGTGAACGACCTGCGCACGCGACGGATCGGCGGCTGGTCAAGGTCGGAACGGATCGAGAGTCGCCTGGTTGTCGATCCCCTGGAGATGGCGATCATGCGGCGGATGCCCGGGACCGATCGGGTGGCCGACTCGGATCGGGGCAGCCAGTATCCCAGCGAGTACCTGAACGCATCCTGGCCGGCGAGGGGATCGCCCGCAGTATGA
- the purQ gene encoding phosphoribosylformylglycinamidine synthase I, whose protein sequence is MPLPRAIVLRAPGTNCDEETVAAWQLAGAYVETAHIDRVLERPGALDAFQILTIPGGFSYGDDLGAGRILATRLKALDDALRRFHDRGGLILGICNGFQVLVKAGLLPGGPRATITHNDSGRFECRWVRLQATSPGRSPFLPDGDPIELPVAHGEGKFVVESQEAFDSLAAAGQLALRYIDESNRPTELYPSNPNGSPAGVAGVIDPTGRIFGLMPHPERFLEFIHHPRWTRIASRPEGDGLRIFRGAVEAVRG, encoded by the coding sequence ATGCCCTTGCCCCGTGCGATCGTCCTTCGGGCTCCTGGTACAAACTGCGATGAGGAAACCGTCGCGGCCTGGCAACTTGCTGGGGCTTACGTTGAGACGGCCCACATCGACCGAGTTCTGGAGCGTCCCGGGGCGCTCGATGCCTTCCAAATCCTGACCATCCCCGGCGGGTTCAGCTATGGAGATGACCTGGGCGCCGGTCGCATTCTGGCGACTCGGCTCAAGGCCCTCGACGATGCGCTTCGGCGCTTTCATGACCGAGGTGGGCTCATCCTTGGCATCTGCAACGGATTTCAGGTCCTCGTGAAAGCAGGGCTCTTGCCTGGAGGGCCCCGAGCGACCATCACTCACAACGATTCCGGGCGTTTCGAGTGCCGATGGGTTCGACTTCAGGCCACGTCTCCCGGGCGGTCTCCCTTTCTTCCCGACGGAGATCCGATCGAGCTTCCCGTGGCTCATGGTGAAGGGAAGTTCGTTGTCGAGAGCCAGGAAGCGTTCGACTCCCTGGCTGCCGCCGGTCAGCTCGCCCTTCGCTACATTGACGAATCAAATCGTCCGACCGAGTTATACCCGAGCAATCCGAATGGCTCTCCTGCGGGAGTTGCGGGCGTGATTGACCCGACTGGTCGAATCTTTGGACTCATGCCTCACCCGGAGCGGTTTCTCGAATTTATTCACCATCCTCGATGGACTCGGATCGCGTCTCGGCCCGAAGGAGACGGCTTGCGGATCTTCCGAGGAGCGGTTGAAGCCGTTCGAGGATAA
- a CDS encoding NYN domain-containing protein: MQRFVTFVDGSNLDGVLKHLNLRVDDYGSFYRYIFEQSVSHWGRTFAEGAPWESAQHARIYWYVVGKMDEWDLNDSKAESRLRNRFELNPRLRDSYVEDVIRKSPDISPERRLDEAWGLCFAETREWYEGKRRALERKKRFYHGVQSATDFVEIRQEGHWKVDLLHHNLTEKGLDTSMAVDMVALQDTYDVALLISGDADGIPGINYVKNKAKHVGVVEFRRGSRDESLKGASSRLKIAADFVVQIYEADLIRRDLSYRANPEYDNTGDY; the protein is encoded by the coding sequence ATGCAGCGCTTCGTCACCTTTGTCGATGGCTCGAACCTCGACGGTGTCCTGAAACATCTGAACCTTCGTGTCGACGATTACGGTTCATTCTACCGTTATATTTTTGAGCAAAGTGTCAGTCACTGGGGCCGAACCTTTGCCGAGGGGGCTCCCTGGGAATCTGCACAGCATGCTCGGATCTACTGGTATGTTGTCGGCAAAATGGATGAATGGGACCTGAACGATTCCAAGGCTGAGAGCCGGCTTCGGAACCGTTTTGAACTGAATCCGAGACTTCGCGACAGTTATGTCGAAGACGTGATCCGGAAGTCTCCAGACATTTCCCCCGAGCGTCGGCTGGACGAGGCCTGGGGTCTCTGCTTCGCTGAAACACGTGAATGGTACGAGGGAAAGCGTCGGGCCCTGGAACGGAAGAAGCGCTTTTACCACGGTGTGCAGTCGGCCACGGACTTCGTTGAGATTCGCCAGGAAGGTCATTGGAAGGTCGACCTCCTGCATCACAACCTCACCGAAAAAGGGCTCGACACCAGCATGGCCGTTGATATGGTCGCGCTTCAGGATACCTATGACGTTGCCCTTTTGATCTCTGGAGACGCCGATGGCATCCCAGGGATCAATTATGTCAAGAACAAGGCCAAGCACGTCGGGGTCGTCGAATTTCGACGCGGTTCTCGTGATGAATCCCTCAAGGGGGCCAGCTCTCGACTGAAAATTGCGGCCGACTTCGTGGTCCAAATCTACGAGGCCGATCTCATCCGCCGCGATCTCTCCTACCGCGCCAATCCCGAGTACGACAATACGGGCGATTACTAG